The Prosthecobacter fusiformis genomic sequence CCACATTGATCACCCCGTTCATGGCATTGGCACCCCACACGGCAGCACCAGGACCACGGATGACCTCGATCTTTTCCAGGTCCTCCAGCATCTGCTGCTGAAGATCCCAAAACACCCCGGCGAAGAGCGAGCTGTAAGCCGCACGCCCGTCCACAAGGACCAGCATTTTGTTGGCAAAGACGGTATTGAATCCACGAGCGGAAATCGCATACTGCCCTGAATTCACGGCCCCTACATTCATCCCAGGCACCAGCCGCAGCGCATCCGCGATGGTCGTCGCCCCGGACCGTTGAATGTCATCGTTGGTTAGCACAGAAACGGCGGCAGGGGAATCAAACAGCCGGGTTTTCCGCTTGGTCACGGAGTTCACCGATTCATTCAGAAGCTGCTCCATGCTCAGATCCGCCAAGCTATGGGCGATGCCCTCTGCCACCACCCTGGGAGAGGCCAGTGAAAGGGTGCTCAGACAAGTGAGCACTGTCCAAGCAAACCTGTGCAGAGGTTTGAAAAAGGAAGGCTTTGATCGCTGGAGGCGCAGGAAAGGCAAAGAGTTAAAAAGTATAAGTGAATTTCAGTCGGAAACTGCGCCCATCCTGTGGGATCGTATCCTGGACGTTACCCGCCACGGAAGGGTGTGAGTATTCGGTGTCAAAAAGGTTATAAAGGGTGGCGGACAGCTCCAGGTTCTTCATCACCTCACGGCTGAACAACGTCGCATTCGCGATCAGGAATCCCGAATTGTGTTTGCCTGTCGCCGTGGTCACATCCCCGGTATATTGCAGTTCCAGACCGCCATATAGCTTCTCCTTATAGAGTGGCAGGATCAGCTTCAGCTTCGCCAGATGGCGGGGTGAATTGCTCAGCTCCTCCCCCGTCGCCTCATCCTCCGTCCGTTGCAGGGCATAACTGGCACGCAGGTTGAGTCCACGCGCATACCGGCCTTCCAGTTCGACCTCGAGTCCGTTGGAGCGCACATTATCGACATTATTAAAGACATACAGCCCGTCCACAGGGTCGATCTCCTGGGTAATCAGATCGTCGATTTCATAGTGATAGGCTGAAACATTGAGCCTCAAATTCTTTGGCAGGATTTGCTCATACACCAGCTCATAGGTATGAATGGTCTCGGGCTCCAGCCACAGATTTGACTTGTTATACCCAGGGCTTTCCAAATACATCTCATACGCATTGGGCGCACGATAAGCCTGACCGTACAGAAGCTTAAAAGTGCTCTTTTCCCAGGGAGTATAAATCAGTCCCACCCGAGGATTTGCCGTGCCTCCGAAGTTGCTGAAGTAATCATACCTCAGACCCCCGTTCAGCAGTAAATCATCCCTGAGTTTAATCTCCGCCTGCGTATAGATCCCCAAGGTGACGGTTTCCCTTTCATCCTCGAAAAAGTACGCCGTCGGGTCTGTTGAATACCCTGCCTGATAAAGGCTCAGGCTGTGCCGGTATTCGGCTCCGACAATCACCGTATGACGGTCTAAAAAAGTGCGCGTAAATTGCAGTTCCGCACCGATGCCCTCAGCAGCATGGTCATCGACATTCACATACGCAGGCAGCACGTCGTCATACGGGTAAGTCCCCAGGTAGGAGTAGTGGTCGTAAAACACGCGCGCCGTCATCTCCGTCCCGCCGGTAAAGCTGTGTTCGAACTTCAGGTTAGCGAAAAATCGCTCATCCACGGTTCTTTGCCTGCGGTCATTAAAAATGGTCCCGTAAGAAGCCGTCGGCACCTGTTTCTCCCTCCGCGACCAGCCTGCCGTCAGCGTGAAAGCCTCATAGCTCAGGCTCCCAAACAGGCTCTGTGAATAATCTCCGTCGATCCCGTCCGCCACCCCGCCGTTATTCCCTGCCGTATTGAATTCCTCAAAATACAGCCCCTGCTGTCCGTCCGATGAAAGCACGGATCCTGAAAGCACTAACTCCACCCCGTTTTTGAAACTCTTGCCGTAAGTAAAGCGGCCCTTGTAACTGTCGAAACTGCCCACAGCAAAGGCCGCCTCGGTGCCATTGATCTGACTAGGCTTCCTCGTCACTACATTGATCACCCCCAGAAACGCACTGTTGCCGTAGATTGAAGAACTCGGCCCCCGGATCACCTCCACACGCTCAATCAGATCCACGTCCAGCATTCCCTCGGTGCCGATCAAGGCTGAACTATAAAGGTCATCATTCATCCGGTGACCGTCCACGAGAAGCAGCACTCGTGTATTGTAATCACTTGGCCGGTTAAACCCCCGCATCCCCACCGCAGAATAATTCCGGTCATAAGTCACATACACCCCGCCCACCCCGTTCAGTACATCCGCCAGCGTTCGGTGCCCCAGCATCTGGATCTCATTGGCCGTCACGATGGTCACGGATGCCGGTGCCTGGCTTATTTTCTGGTCGAATTTGGAGGCCCCATAGACGGAGTCCAGCTTGATATCCATCAGTTGTTCCAGGCTCAAGTCACCGTAGTCCAGTGCGGCCAGTTCTTTCACGTTCGGTCCTTCTTCATCCGCTGCCTTTACACTCTCCGCACACAATAGAATCTTCGCCAGCAGCAGGACTCCTGCGCGGAAGATTGTTTTGGTGATGGTAAAAACTTTACTCACAGACAGAAAAACCTTTATAAATGATCAAATGTTCCGAATGCTCTCATTTCCTCACCAGCGGGTCGAATGAAAAGGTGAAGGGAGCAGCATTGTAAATAAGCCATGACTGAAAAGAAGAAGTGAAGATCAGTGTCTGGTAGCTATTATTGATCCAAAACATGCAATTAAATATGGATATTATCAACGCCTTTCCGCTTTGATTGCATATTGCATGGATATTCGCTTAAAGACGGCTCTGCCAAAAGCACTGTAACTGGCTCTGGAATTCAGTGGAAATCGCGTCTTTCACCTGGGCGGCAGCCCCTGAAGACTTAAAAATCCTCAGTTTATACCCACCCGCCTACGCCTTCCCGCGCTTCACCATCGCCATCGCGATTTCCCACAGGCCCTGCACATGCTCCCAGCGGCGAATACCCAAATCCACAAGGAAAAGCAGCAGCAGGGTCAGGATGAGGGGGGGCCAAAGCTCAATGTATTGTACAGCGCGTGTCTCGCTCATGTCCGGCAGTTCACCGGGTTTCAGAATTTTTCCGCCGGTCAGCTTCGTGGCGCGGTCCAATAAATCTTCATTCACCGTGCCCAGGCTGGCTTCGCTACTTGGATTATGAATCAGGCCGGCGGAGACCATTTCCGCACCGCTTTGCGCCCGGACGAGGTATACCCCCGGCTGATCCGGTCGGAAACTGCCTTCATACAAACCTGGGCCGCTCTGGCCCAGGGTGAGATTTTGCACCGGCTTCAGGGGCGCGCCCAGTGCATCTGCGGCGACGAAGAATACCTCCGCCTGCACCTGCGCATCATTGGAGCGGGTGCCCGCATCTTCCTGCAGGTCCACCCGCAGGAGTGCATCATCCCCGCGCATTTCCGTGGCCAGGTCCATGTGCCGTCCCTGCGGCGGGCGGGCGGTTTCCCGCAGCACTTGGGACCAAAAGCGGCTGAACTCCGGCCAGCGGGCGATCCACAGAGACGCCCAGCGGCTTTTTGCATCACTGGTGAAAGCGGTGACCTTGCCCAAGCCGAAGCGCCAGTGCGCCAGCAGGGGATCTCCCGTATCCGTCACCAGCGGCACCTGCGCCGTCGCCTTGCGGATCGTTTTCACATAGCCCAGCAGGTCAGGGGAGGTCCATTTATCAAAACCTGCCAGCATCGCATGCTTTTCCACCAGCACCGGGATGAAAGGCTCCTCGCGCATCATCCGGCCTGTGTGCATGAGGGTATCCTGGGTGAAAATGCGGCTGATGTTCGTCGCATCCGTCGTGGTATAGGACTGCCCGCCGCCGCTGCTGGCGATGGCCTGGAGCAGCGCCACATGTGAGCCTTCACCGATGGAAACGGTGGAAATGGTGATGCCCTCGCCCCGGCATTGCGCGGCCATCGCTTCATAACCTGAGCCGGAGGTCTGCCCATCGGTCAGGATGATCATGTGCTTCACCTTGGCCTTCACCCGGCGCAGAGCCTCGCGGCCTTCTTCAAAGGCAGGCTGCAGGTTGGTCCCGCCACCGGAGGCCACGGCGGAAATCTGCCCCGCCACCGTCGCTGTGGAGGTCAGCCGCGTCATCGGCGCCACCACATGCGCCTCACTGTCAAAAGCATACACGCCGATGAAATCATTGCGCCCCAGCACCTCCGCCGTGGCGATGGAGGCACTCTTGGCCATCTCCAGCTTTTCACCCGCCATGGAGCCGGACCGGTCCATGACGATGGCCACTGCCGCGCTTTGTTTTTCCTCCTCATCCGGGGCCTTCAACCGCACCGGCAGCAAGTCATCCACCGGTGTCTTGTAATAGCCGCCCAGGCCGAAGCTGTTCGGCCCGCCCAGCATCAAAAAGCCGCCGCCCAGCTTGTCCACATAGTCCCGCATCGCATTCATCGTCCCCTCGCCCAATACATGAGCAGGTACATCGCTGACGATGATGCCGTCATAACCGGAGAGCTGATCCAGCGTCGAAGGGATATTCCCCGGCTGCCGCAGATCCAGCTCGATGCCCTCCTTGGCCATCGCTTGCGCCAGATACGCAGCTTCACCACCCTCACTGTCCAGGTAAAGCAGCCGCAGCCGCCCGCGCACATCCACCAGGGTGAGTGCACTGTTATTCGCCGGGATGGAGTCCCCGCCGATGCCTTCCAGCACCGCGCGATATTTGAAAATGTTTCGTTCCCCAGGCGTCCGGGTAAAGGTTTCCGCCAGGGCCACTCCGGCTTTGAGGGTGACGGGCCGCTGCTCCACCTGAATCCCGTTTTCGTAGAGCTTCAGCGTGCCCTGCGCATCCAGCGTGGACTCGATCTGCGCCGTCAGTTTCAGCGTCGCCCCTTCATTCAGCCGTGCCCGGCTGGCCGTCAGCTCGCGGATGCGCGCATCCGGCTTGCGGGGGCCTGCGATGGGCAGCGCATGCAGACGCACCCCGGCCACACTGGCCTGCCGGGCAGCCTCCAGCAGATCTCCCCGCGTTTCATGCCCGTCCCCGATGATGACGATGTCCCGGCTGGCCCCGGCGGGAAAAAGCGCCTCTGCGTACTCAATGGCCGCACTGTAATGACTGTCGCCGCCGTGCTCCGTTTGGAAGCGGGTCAGATTGTTCACCGGTTGCGGTCCCTTCGGTGTCAGTACGGGTTTATCCCCCAGCATGACGATGAAACTTTCCGTGTCATCCCCCAGGCGGCTTTGCAGGCGGGCGGCCTCCGCCAGTCCCTTGGTCAGCCCTTCCGTCCCCTGGCTCTGGCTGGCATCCACCACGATGCCCAGCGCTTTTTTACCCGTCTGTGAAATCCGTGCCGGACCCGCCAGCGCCGCCAGTGCCAGCAGGATGCCCAGTGCACGCACCACCAGGAGCAGCCTTTTCCTCAGTCCGTCCATGGGATGCGCCGACTGGCTTTCAAACCACAGCAGTAAAGCCAGGGCGGGCAGAGCCAGCAGCAAAAGTTTCGGCGATTCCCAGTCCATGTGAATTAAACGCAACGCTAGGGACAAATGCCGCACTTCCAAGCGAATACCTCATAGACTTCACTCTCACTTCGTTCACCAGTCCTGGTCCTCCGCTCACCATGCACATCCCTTCTCTCATTGAAGCCAAGCGCGATGGCCATGCCCTGTCCGCAGAGCAGATCCGCTTTCTCATCACCGCCTATGCGCAGGGGGACATGCCGGATTATCAGATGAGCGCACTGGCCATGGCCATTTTCTTCAAAGGCATGAGCGGTGATGAAACGGCCGCGCTGACTGAGGCGATGCTGCGCAGTGGCACCGTCCTGCACTGGCCTAAGGACGCTCCCATGCGCGTGGACAAACACTCCACTGGAGGGATCGGGGATAAGACCTCCCTCATCCTCGCCCCCTTGCTGGCCTGTGATGGTCTGTGGGTGCCCATGATCTCCGGACGTGGTCTCGGCATCACCGGCGGTACACTGGACAAGCTGGAGTCCATCCCTGGATTCCGCACCCAACTCAGCGAATCCGAAATCTATAAAACCCTGCCCATCACCGGTTGCCTCATGGTCGGCCAAACCGCCAACCTTTGTCCCGCCGATAAAAAACTCTACGCTCTCCGGGATGTCACCGGCACCATCCAGAGCATCCCGCTGCTGACCTCCAGCATCATGGGGAAGAAGCTTGCCGAGGGACTGAACCGCCTCATTCTTGATGTCAAATACGGCAGTGGAGCCTTCATGCAGACCCGTGAGCAGGCCCAGGCTCTGGCGGAGAGCATGGTCAGCGTGGGCCGTGCTTTAGGTGTCCGTTCCAGCGTCCGCCTCAGCCCCATGGATGAGGCCACGGGAGAATCCGCAGGCAATGCCCTGGAAGTCATCGAATGCCTCCGCTGCCTCCAGGGCCAGGGGCCACCGGACCTGGAAAACATCGTCCTGGACCTGGCTTGCGCCGTCTCCATCTCCTCCCGCGCGGAACTGCGGCAGATGCTGCATGATGGCCGCGCCTATGCCAAATTTCAGCACATGGTCACCGTCCAGGGTGGGCGTGTGGAAAGCCTGGAGCGCTTGCACAAAATTCACCGCGCACCCGTCATCCATGAGATGATCGCTGACCGCAGTGGCCATCTTCGGCGCTTGGATGCAGGCACCCTTGGCCGCGCCGTCCTTGCCCTCGGCGCAGGACGAGCCAAAGCCACCGACCGAATCGATCCCGCCGTCGGCGTGGACGGGCTGCGCAAGGTTGGCCAGGAAATCCAAGCGGGTGAGGTGCTGCTGCGCATTCATGCCCGTAGCCAAGCCGATGCGGAGGAAGCTGAGAAAGCCATCGCTCAAGGCGTGGATATTCGGTAAGCAGAAGCCGGGAGCCTGTTGCATCACCGGGTGCACTTGCTCACTTCGTCACCATCTCATCCAGGTTCAGCAGCAAGTTTGCCACCATGGTCCAAGCGGCCAGTTCGCTCACGTCCAGGTTCGCATCTGGCTTGGATTCACCAAAGCTGATCGCCAGCTTCGCTTCCTCCGGCCGTGCCTTGTATTCCGCCAGATGCTGTTTCAACGCCTGGAGGACGATCTCAGCCTCCTGCGCTGTGGGGTAGCGTCCCGTTGCACTGCGGAAAGCTTTCGTGATCCGCGCATCGGTGCTGTCATTCTTTTGAAGCAAAAGTTGTTGGGCGAAGTGGCGCGCTGCCTCGAAGTATTGCACATCATTCATCAGGTTCAGCGCCTGCAGCGGGGTGTTGCTGCGCTCCCGACGCAGGCAGTACGATTCCCGGTTAGGCGCATCGAAGTTCGTCATCCCTGGTGGTGGTGCGGTGCGCTTCCAGAAGGTATAAAGGCTGCGGCGATACAGGGATTCACCCGTGTCCTGCACATAGTTGCGGGTATTGCTACCGCCAAAGCCCACTGGCTCCCAGATATTCTCCGGCTGATAAGGCCGCACCCCTTTGCCGCCGATCTTCGGACTCAGCAGCCCGCTCACAAAGAGGGCGCTATCACGCACCACTTCTGCATCCGCACGGAAGCGCGGCCCACGTGCCAGCAGACGGTTTTCAGGATCTTTGTTCAGGCTCTCTGGAGTGAATTCCGCAGTCTGCCGGTAAGTGTGCGAGGTGACGATACCCTGAACAAAAGCCTTCATGTCCCAGCCGTTTTCACGGAAGGTCACCGCCAGCCAGTCGAGCAGCTCCGGATGGCTCGGCGGCTCACCCTGGGAGCCAAAGTCATTCGTCGTCTTCACCAGACCTGTGCCGAAAAACTGCTGCCACAAGCGATTCACCGTCACCCGTGCAGTTAAGGGATGTTCGGGGGAAACCAGCCAGTTGGCCAGGTCCAGTCGTGATGGCTGCTCCGCATTGGGCAGGGGCGGGAAGACGGCGGGTGTGCCACGGCTCACCTTTTCCCCCGGCTGATCATACAGGCCGCGGTTCATGACGAAGCTTTCTCTCGGCTGCGGCAGATCTGCCATGATGAAGGTGGCCGGGATCACATCCTCCAGTGCCTTCCGTTGGGATTCCAGCGCCAGCTTCTCACCACGCACCCCGTTCACGATTTCCCGCGCGCCCTGGTACTCATTTTCATACCACCAGTCCTTCACGCTTTTCGTCTCCGCTTCTGTCCACTCCGTCACCTTTTTGCCACGCACCAGCATTTGCAGATCCTGCGGCAGCTCAGCCACCCGGCGGCCCTGGTTTTTCGTTAGCCACACACTCCATGACCACTGTGCATCCTTCGCCGGATCCACCCGCGAGCTCATGCTCAGCCGGTCCCAGGACACGGTGCCAGCGAATTGAGTGAACGCATAACCCGTCACCTTCATGCCCGGCTTCAGCCCCAGTTTTTCAATGGGAACGTCCAGTTTTACCCACTCGCCCGCTTTCGGCAGAGCCCCCATTTTGACACGTTCTGGCGTGCGCACTTTGCCAAACGGGATGGCTCCTTCCTCACCCCAGAAGGCACGGTGATTCCAGCCACCGCCGACAAAAAATTGCAGCATGATGGATGAGGGTGGATTTTGCGGATCCAGGAAACACTGCACGCTGATGACCCCATTCGCCGGAACATCAAAGGTGGCTCCATCGCTGAAAAAATCCTGCGCCACCGCCGTGGCCGTGCGCCGGAGTGCCATCTCGCCACTGAAGACAGGTCCGTCTTTTTTGCTCACCAGCGTGGTCGGTTCACCGCCAGCACCATTCACGGTGACGCCAGGAGGAAAGCTGTCTTCAAACCACACCACCTCCGTCTTCTGAACGGGCGGCGGTGGCGTCAGGCTGGCCGGGTCGGTGTATTCGATCTTCGCTATCGCCTGTTTAATCTCCTCCTGCTTGGCCGTGATGGCCTGGTCCAGCTTTGTCAGCTGCACTTTTTGTTCGGGGGTGGAAAGCCGCAGGATGGGCGGTGTCAGCAGAATGTTGCCATCCATGGCCGGGTCCGCAGCGCTGTTAAAGAACGAATACAGCGCATAAAATTCCTTTTGGCTGATGGGGTCAAACTTGTGGTCATGACAAACGGCGCAGCCCGCAGTCAGGCCCATCCAGACAGCCACCGTGGTATCCGTACGATCTACCGCATAACGAAAAACAAACTCCTCCGCGATGGAGCCGCCCTCGCTCGTCGTCACATTGCAGCGGTTGAATCCAGAGGCAATCTGCTGGTCCACCGTCGCATTCGGCAGCAAGTCTCCGGCGAGTTGCCAGCGGGTGAATTCATCAAAGGGCAGATTGTCATTGAAGGCACGCACCACCCAGTCGCGATACGGCCACATGCTGCGTTCATTGTCCAGGTGCAGACCATGGGTATCCGCATAGCGGGCTGCATCCAGCCAGTAGCGGCCCATGTGCTCCCCATACCGTTCCGATTTTAAAAGTCGCGACACCACTTTTTCATACGCATCCGCTCCCGTGTCCGCCAGAAAGGCATCCACCTCCGCCAGTGTCGGCGGCAGGCCGGTGAGGTCCAGTGTCACCCGGCGGATCAGTGTTTCTTTGGAGGCCTCCGGCGCAGGTGCCAGCCCTTCTTGCCTCAGCCGATCTTGCACAAACGCGTCAATGGGATTGCGTACGAGCGCGCTCTTCACCTTCGGCGTCGCCGCTTTCACGGGTTTCTCAAAAGCCCAGTGCTTCTGGTACTGCGCGCCTTCTTTGATCCATCGCTGAAGGATCTCCGCCTGTTGGGGGGTGATCTTTTTATGCGATTCCGGCGGCGGCATGATTTCGTCTTCATCCTTGCTCAGGATGCGGGTGATGATGCTACTGCCCGCCGGGTCGCCAGGCTTCACGGCCTGCACACCGTCGATGACCTGATACGCGCCCTCTGGAGTATCCAGCCGCAGATCCGCCTTCCGCTTTTTCGCATCGTAGCCATGGCAGGCAAAGCAGTTGTCACTGAGGATGGGCCGGATGTCCCGGTTAAAATCCAGCCGGGTAGCAGCCTGCGCAGCCTGGGCGGCGAGCGTCGTAAAAGCGATGACAAAGAAGGTACGCATCCACCCGTCAGTACGTCCGCCACAGGCTCCGCATTACAAGTACATGGCGAACAGGCAGCATGCTTCATCCGGCTGCGCAGGATAGTCATATCCCCGGTTAGGGATCAATGCCATCCGCAGGCTATGGACTCGGGTGGCTGGCGGTCCCTATCCCAGGTCATTTGGGCGCGGGCTTGGCCGCAGGTTCGGGCGGCACTTTTTTAAAGTCCGTCAGTTTGGCCAGGCCATAATAGTAGCCGGCGACACTGCCCAGCAGCAGGAGGAAGGCGACCATGGGCCAAAAGCCGGGAAGCCAGGGCGGGGAAAGACGGCGGCGGCGTGACATGGGAGAAGATGAGGGAGAGGTGGCGGAAAGGGAAGGTGAAATGTCACTAACGGAACAATGCGCCCAGCTTTTTTCCCAGGAGCAGGGCTGCACCGGTGATGGTGATGGTGAGGAAGATCATGGCCCAGACACCGAGTGCGGAGGCCAGGCTGGGGCCGTTGCCGAGGGCCATGACGAGGAAATAGATGGCTTTGGTGATGGGGAAATGAGCGGCCTGCTGCGCCAGGATCATGGAATCACTGACCTCCAGCATGGCGAAGGCAAAGGCTAGCAACGCACCTGCCAGCAGATGCGGAGCCACCAGCGGCAGGGTGATGCGCCAGAGGGCTCTCTCCGGTGTGGCACCGAGGTTTTGCGCAGCTTCTTCCAGCGTGGGACTGACCTGCTGAAAACCAGCGGAGGCGGAGCGGACGATGAAAGGCAACCGGCGGACCGCATAGGCGATGACCAGGATGAGGACGGGATTTTCATCCAGGATCAGCCAGTCGAAGTACTGGCCGGGCCGGGTCATGGCCAGGTAACCAAAGGCCAGCACAACGCCCGGCACAGCCAGAGGCAGCATGGCCATGGCATCCAGCAACTGGCGGCCCCAAATGCGGGTGCGCACATTCACGTAGGCCACACCGATGCCTAACAATAAAGCGAACAGGATGGCGATGACGGAGTATTTCAGGCTGTTGGCAATGGCGCTGAGGGTGATCTCATGGCCTAGCGCCTCCTGGTAATGATCCAGGGTGAAAGCCTGGGGAAGCACGGTGCCATACCAGTCATCCGCAAAGCTGAGCATGACCACGCCGAGGTGTGGCAGTACAGCGACAAAGGTCACCAGGGCAAAAACCAGCGTGCACAGCCAGCCGAGGCCAAGGGGCAGCCTCAAGGTCTCGCGCCCGGTGGTGGCGCGTCCGCCGCC encodes the following:
- a CDS encoding TonB-dependent receptor plug domain-containing protein, coding for MSKVFTITKTIFRAGVLLLAKILLCAESVKAADEEGPNVKELAALDYGDLSLEQLMDIKLDSVYGASKFDQKISQAPASVTIVTANEIQMLGHRTLADVLNGVGGVYVTYDRNYSAVGMRGFNRPSDYNTRVLLLVDGHRMNDDLYSSALIGTEGMLDVDLIERVEVIRGPSSSIYGNSAFLGVINVVTRKPSQINGTEAAFAVGSFDSYKGRFTYGKSFKNGVELVLSGSVLSSDGQQGLYFEEFNTAGNNGGVADGIDGDYSQSLFGSLSYEAFTLTAGWSRREKQVPTASYGTIFNDRRQRTVDERFFANLKFEHSFTGGTEMTARVFYDHYSYLGTYPYDDVLPAYVNVDDHAAEGIGAELQFTRTFLDRHTVIVGAEYRHSLSLYQAGYSTDPTAYFFEDERETVTLGIYTQAEIKLRDDLLLNGGLRYDYFSNFGGTANPRVGLIYTPWEKSTFKLLYGQAYRAPNAYEMYLESPGYNKSNLWLEPETIHTYELVYEQILPKNLRLNVSAYHYEIDDLITQEIDPVDGLYVFNNVDNVRSNGLEVELEGRYARGLNLRASYALQRTEDEATGEELSNSPRHLAKLKLILPLYKEKLYGGLELQYTGDVTTATGKHNSGFLIANATLFSREVMKNLELSATLYNLFDTEYSHPSVAGNVQDTIPQDGRSFRLKFTYTF
- a CDS encoding VWA domain-containing protein — translated: MDWESPKLLLLALPALALLLWFESQSAHPMDGLRKRLLLVVRALGILLALAALAGPARISQTGKKALGIVVDASQSQGTEGLTKGLAEAARLQSRLGDDTESFIVMLGDKPVLTPKGPQPVNNLTRFQTEHGGDSHYSAAIEYAEALFPAGASRDIVIIGDGHETRGDLLEAARQASVAGVRLHALPIAGPRKPDARIRELTASRARLNEGATLKLTAQIESTLDAQGTLKLYENGIQVEQRPVTLKAGVALAETFTRTPGERNIFKYRAVLEGIGGDSIPANNSALTLVDVRGRLRLLYLDSEGGEAAYLAQAMAKEGIELDLRQPGNIPSTLDQLSGYDGIIVSDVPAHVLGEGTMNAMRDYVDKLGGGFLMLGGPNSFGLGGYYKTPVDDLLPVRLKAPDEEEKQSAAVAIVMDRSGSMAGEKLEMAKSASIATAEVLGRNDFIGVYAFDSEAHVVAPMTRLTSTATVAGQISAVASGGGTNLQPAFEEGREALRRVKAKVKHMIILTDGQTSGSGYEAMAAQCRGEGITISTVSIGEGSHVALLQAIASSGGGQSYTTTDATNISRIFTQDTLMHTGRMMREEPFIPVLVEKHAMLAGFDKWTSPDLLGYVKTIRKATAQVPLVTDTGDPLLAHWRFGLGKVTAFTSDAKSRWASLWIARWPEFSRFWSQVLRETARPPQGRHMDLATEMRGDDALLRVDLQEDAGTRSNDAQVQAEVFFVAADALGAPLKPVQNLTLGQSGPGLYEGSFRPDQPGVYLVRAQSGAEMVSAGLIHNPSSEASLGTVNEDLLDRATKLTGGKILKPGELPDMSETRAVQYIELWPPLILTLLLLFLVDLGIRRWEHVQGLWEIAMAMVKRGKA
- a CDS encoding thymidine phosphorylase, which codes for MHIPSLIEAKRDGHALSAEQIRFLITAYAQGDMPDYQMSALAMAIFFKGMSGDETAALTEAMLRSGTVLHWPKDAPMRVDKHSTGGIGDKTSLILAPLLACDGLWVPMISGRGLGITGGTLDKLESIPGFRTQLSESEIYKTLPITGCLMVGQTANLCPADKKLYALRDVTGTIQSIPLLTSSIMGKKLAEGLNRLILDVKYGSGAFMQTREQAQALAESMVSVGRALGVRSSVRLSPMDEATGESAGNALEVIECLRCLQGQGPPDLENIVLDLACAVSISSRAELRQMLHDGRAYAKFQHMVTVQGGRVESLERLHKIHRAPVIHEMIADRSGHLRRLDAGTLGRAVLALGAGRAKATDRIDPAVGVDGLRKVGQEIQAGEVLLRIHARSQADAEEAEKAIAQGVDIR
- a CDS encoding PSD1 and planctomycete cytochrome C domain-containing protein; translation: MRTFFVIAFTTLAAQAAQAATRLDFNRDIRPILSDNCFACHGYDAKKRKADLRLDTPEGAYQVIDGVQAVKPGDPAGSSIITRILSKDEDEIMPPPESHKKITPQQAEILQRWIKEGAQYQKHWAFEKPVKAATPKVKSALVRNPIDAFVQDRLRQEGLAPAPEASKETLIRRVTLDLTGLPPTLAEVDAFLADTGADAYEKVVSRLLKSERYGEHMGRYWLDAARYADTHGLHLDNERSMWPYRDWVVRAFNDNLPFDEFTRWQLAGDLLPNATVDQQIASGFNRCNVTTSEGGSIAEEFVFRYAVDRTDTTVAVWMGLTAGCAVCHDHKFDPISQKEFYALYSFFNSAADPAMDGNILLTPPILRLSTPEQKVQLTKLDQAITAKQEEIKQAIAKIEYTDPASLTPPPPVQKTEVVWFEDSFPPGVTVNGAGGEPTTLVSKKDGPVFSGEMALRRTATAVAQDFFSDGATFDVPANGVISVQCFLDPQNPPSSIMLQFFVGGGWNHRAFWGEEGAIPFGKVRTPERVKMGALPKAGEWVKLDVPIEKLGLKPGMKVTGYAFTQFAGTVSWDRLSMSSRVDPAKDAQWSWSVWLTKNQGRRVAELPQDLQMLVRGKKVTEWTEAETKSVKDWWYENEYQGAREIVNGVRGEKLALESQRKALEDVIPATFIMADLPQPRESFVMNRGLYDQPGEKVSRGTPAVFPPLPNAEQPSRLDLANWLVSPEHPLTARVTVNRLWQQFFGTGLVKTTNDFGSQGEPPSHPELLDWLAVTFRENGWDMKAFVQGIVTSHTYRQTAEFTPESLNKDPENRLLARGPRFRADAEVVRDSALFVSGLLSPKIGGKGVRPYQPENIWEPVGFGGSNTRNYVQDTGESLYRRSLYTFWKRTAPPPGMTNFDAPNRESYCLRRERSNTPLQALNLMNDVQYFEAARHFAQQLLLQKNDSTDARITKAFRSATGRYPTAQEAEIVLQALKQHLAEYKARPEEAKLAISFGESKPDANLDVSELAAWTMVANLLLNLDEMVTK
- a CDS encoding ABC transporter permease, with amino-acid sequence MSRSLALLVSGIMAAFFGCFFAYPIWTTVKLAFETPDHRFTLEFVCEVFMNTLYREGLINSFVIAIWTTLGCLLISLPLAVLFVRYTFPGKTLLNSLVLTPLVLPPFVGAIGIKAILGQAGSLNALLIDLGLMNAQHPTDWLGEGQMLGIVIMEVLHLYPILYLNVAAALANLDPAMEEAAANLGCSPLQRFWRVTLPLIMPGIFAGGTLVFIWAFTELGVPLVFDYDRVTSVQIFRSLNDLSDNPFPYALVVVMLVFSTLIYLVGKVFFGRADATGGGRATTGRETLRLPLGLGWLCTLVFALVTFVAVLPHLGVVMLSFADDWYGTVLPQAFTLDHYQEALGHEITLSAIANSLKYSVIAILFALLLGIGVAYVNVRTRIWGRQLLDAMAMLPLAVPGVVLAFGYLAMTRPGQYFDWLILDENPVLILVIAYAVRRLPFIVRSASAGFQQVSPTLEEAAQNLGATPERALWRITLPLVAPHLLAGALLAFAFAMLEVSDSMILAQQAAHFPITKAIYFLVMALGNGPSLASALGVWAMIFLTITITGAALLLGKKLGALFR